From one Anopheles cruzii chromosome 3, idAnoCruzAS_RS32_06, whole genome shotgun sequence genomic stretch:
- the LOC128274214 gene encoding phospholipid phosphatase 1-like isoform X1, with amino-acid sequence MADVESQKICGKAKPRITVPMAIDGLILTLVACFLILTELGLLPQVVKRGYYCNDQSIQHEYKGDTITTVTILLSGLVPVLLIWLTEAFLYTPSINCSKTEPGSRCRGALLEAWYWTKKYGRGLVTMLVIIGTIKIFLGELRPHFLYTCKPDVNCQGNEYITSYTCTNREESHYFVRDASKSFPSGHSAMSVFEAIFMIWYLEKRVPRLRSVLTVPLCQMVLMCWAVFCSLSRITDNRHHWWDVLAGSIAGALAAIITCLFACRNFDASKRKRKPSLCRDHDHKLITSNSTNTPGGTPLHKEEIILNNVIHA; translated from the exons TTGCCTGCTTTCTGATACTGACCGAGCTTGGGTTGCTGCCACAAGTAGTGAAGCGCGGCTACTACTGCAACGATCAATCGATCCAGCATGAGTACAAGGGTGATACGATTACGACCGTCACCATTCTGCTGAGCGGGCTCGTTCCCGTGCTGCTG ATATGGCTAACAGAAGCGTTCCTGTACACGCCATCGATCAACTGCAGCAAAACCGAACCCGGCTCGCGGTGCCGTGGGGCATTGCTTGAGGCGTGGTACTGGACCAAAAAGTACGGCCGAGGACTTGTTACGATGCTAGTCATCATCGGCACCATAAAG ATTTTCCTGGGAGAGCTACGGCCACACTTCCTGTACACCTGCAAACCGGATGTCAACTGCCAGGGCAACGA ATACATCACCTCGTACACCTGCACCAATCGCGAGGAAAGCCATTACTTTGTGCGCGACGCCAGCAAATCCTTTCCTTCGGGCCATTCGGCGATGAGTGTGTTCGAGGCGATCTTCATGATCTGGTACCTGGAGAAGCGTGTGCCGCGTCTACGCTCCGTACTCACCGTACCGCTCTGTCAGATGGTGCTAATGTGCTGGGCCGTCTTCTGTTCCCTGTCCCGGATCACCGATAATCGGCATCACTGGTGGGACGTGCTGGCCGGCTCGATAGCGGGTGCATTGGCAGCCATCATTACG TGTCTTTTCGCCTGCCGCAATTTCGATGCCAgcaagcgaaagcgaaagcccTCCCTGTGCAGGGATCACGATCACAAGCTGATCACCAGCAATAGCACCAACACGCCCGGTGGGACACCGCTGCACAAGGAGGAGATCATACTGAACAACGTGATTCACGCCTGA
- the LOC128274213 gene encoding peroxisomal multifunctional enzyme type 2-like isoform X2, whose amino-acid sequence MTAGAALQSDAIFAGIKERVAENEAKAKAINAVFLYKITSSGKVAKEWVLDLKNAKVYEGPVQGGKADTTMTVADADMVELALGKLQPQTAFMKGKLKITGNIMLAQKLAPLLKTEAKL is encoded by the exons ATGACTGCCGGAGCTGCCCTTCAGAGCGATGCCATTTTCGCCGGCATCAAGGAACGCGTGGCGGAAAACGAGGCGAAGGCAAAGGCGATCAACGCAGTGTTTCTGTACAAAATCACTAGCAGCGGCAAGGTGGCCAAGGAGTGGG TGCTCGACCTGAAGAACGCCAAAGTTTACGAGGGACCGGTGCAAGGCGGTAAAGCGGACACCACTATGACGGTAGCCGATGCCGATATGGTCGAGCTGGCGCTCGGTAAACTGCAGCCGCAGACGGCTTTCATGAAGGGCAAACTGAAGATCACGGGCAACATTATGCTCGCGCAGAAGTTGGCCCCTCTGCTCAAGACGGAGGCGAAGCTGTAG
- the LOC128274213 gene encoding peroxisomal multifunctional enzyme type 2-like isoform X1: MVAATGDQLRFDGRVVVVTGAGAGLGREYALLFGARGAKVVVNDLGGNFHGQGKSNAADKVVEEIRAAGGTAVADYNSVVEGEKIVETALANFGRIDVLVNNAGILRDRSVARISDEDWNLIHDVHLKGSFATTRAAWPVMKKQNYGRIIMTSSNSGVYGNFGQANYSAAKLGLVGLANTVSIEGAKNNIHCNAIVPTAASRMTEGILPDILFNELKPKLIAPVVAYLCHESCEDTGSIIESAAGWATKVHFVRGRGCVLRTAIDEDVSPEYVKKVWHRVTDMSEAKHLNAIGEASLGLVGVLEKLRDGQNNENSVTETFRYNYKDAILYALGVGATVTDATDLKFLYENSPDFSVLPTFFILPGLLAVMGSSLTANAIKHTTFDLTNILHGEQYIELFEAPPTEGVLTTTSTVLDVVDKKSGALVITQSDSYDENGTLIARNQSSTFVVGAGNFNGKTKAGPDVKALVPAPNRAPDASVKVATSKDQAAVYRLSGDLNPLHIDPSFSAIAGYKIPILHGLCTMGVSVKAVLKQFGGDDPSLFRAAKVRFTKPVLPGQTLRVDMWREPNNRVCFRTVVVETNAEVLSGAYVDFKQIVVKPNMTAGAALQSDAIFAGIKERVAENEAKAKAINAVFLYKITSSGKVAKEWVLDLKNAKVYEGPVQGGKADTTMTVADADMVELALGKLQPQTAFMKGKLKITGNIMLAQKLAPLLKTEAKL; encoded by the exons ATGGTAGCTGCGACAGGGGATCAACTGCGATTCGatggccgggtggtggtggtaaccggtgccggtgctggtttGGGTCGTGAATATGCACTACTGTTTGGGGCACGCGGGGCAAAGGTCGTCGTCAACGATCTGGGCGGAAACTTTCACGGCCAGGGCAAATCGAATGCCGCCGACAAGGTGGTGGAGGAGATCCGGGCTGCCGGCGGAACCGCAGTTGCCGACTACAACTCGGTCGTGGAAGGTGAAAAGATCGTCGAAACGGCGCTAGCAAACTTTGGCCGCATCGACGTACTGGTGAACAATGCGGGCATCTTACGCGATCGTAGTGTGGCGCGTATCTCGGACGAAGACTGGAACCTGATCCACGATGTGCACCTGAAGGGAAGCTTCGCGACAACGCGGGCCGCGTGGCCGGTGATGAAGAAGCAAAACTATGGCCGCATCATCATGACGTCGAGCAATTCAGGGGTGTACGGAAACTTTGGGCAGGCAAACTACAGCGCGGCCAAGCTAGGGCTGGTTGGGCTCGCCAATACGGTCTCCATCGAGGGCGCGAAAAACAACATCCACTGCAACGCGATCGTCCCGACGGCTGCTTCGCGCATGACCGAAGGCATTCTGCCCGACATCCTGTTCAATGAGCTGA AACCGAAACTGATTGCACCAGTGGTGGCCTATCTGTGCCACGAGTCGTGCGAAGACACGGGATCCATCATCGAGAGTGCCGCCGGTTGGGCAACGAAGGTACACTTTGTGCGCGGCCGTGGATGCGTTCTGCGCACCGCGATCGATGAGGACGTCTCTCCCGAGTACGTGAAAAAAGTGTGGCACCGCGTGACGGATATGTCCGAAGCGAAGCACCTGAACGCAATCGGTGAAGCGAGCCTAGGCCTTGTCGGAGTGCTGGAGAAACTGCGTGACGGGCAGAATAACGAAAACTCCGTCACCGAAACATTCCGGTACAACTACAAGGACGCCATTCTGTACgcgctcggtgtcggtgcaaCGGTAACCGATGCCACGGACTTGAAGTTCCTGTACGAAAACAGTCCGGACTTTTCCGTGCTGCCAACGTTCTTCATCCTGCCCGGGTTGCTGGCCGTCATGGGATCGAGCTTGACGGCAAATGCCATTAAGCACACAACTTTCGATCTGACCAAC ATCCTGCACGGAGAACAGTACATCGAGCTGTTCGAAGCTCCACCAACCGAGGGCGTACTGACCACAACTTCGACCGTGCTTGACGTGGTGGACAAAAAGTCCGGTGCGCTGGTCATCACGCAATCCGATTCGTACGATGAAAACGGAACTCTGATCGCTCGCAATCAAAGCTCCACTTTCGTGGTCGGTGCGGGCAATTTTAATGGCAAAACCAAAGCGGGACCGGACGTCAAGGCGCTCGTTCCTGCAccgaaccgggcaccggatgCGTCGGTGAAGGTTGCGACGAGCAAGGATCAAGCCGCTGTGTACCGGCTGTCGGGTGACTTGAACCCTCTCCACATCGATCCGAGTTTTTCGGCCATCGCGGGCTACAAAATTCCCATCCTACACGGTCTGTGCACGATGGGCGTCTCGGTAAAGGCGGTCCTGAAACAGTTCGGCGGCGATGATCCGAGCCTGTTCCGGGCGGCCAAGGTGCGCTTCACGAAACCGGTTCTTCCCGGCCAAACGCTGCGCGTGGACATGTGGCGCGAACCGAACAATCGTGTCTGCTTCcgcacggtggtggtcgaaACAAACGCCGAGGTGCTGTCGG GTGCGTACGTTGACTTCAAGCAGATCGTTGTGAAACCAAACATGACTGCCGGAGCTGCCCTTCAGAGCGATGCCATTTTCGCCGGCATCAAGGAACGCGTGGCGGAAAACGAGGCGAAGGCAAAGGCGATCAACGCAGTGTTTCTGTACAAAATCACTAGCAGCGGCAAGGTGGCCAAGGAGTGGG TGCTCGACCTGAAGAACGCCAAAGTTTACGAGGGACCGGTGCAAGGCGGTAAAGCGGACACCACTATGACGGTAGCCGATGCCGATATGGTCGAGCTGGCGCTCGGTAAACTGCAGCCGCAGACGGCTTTCATGAAGGGCAAACTGAAGATCACGGGCAACATTATGCTCGCGCAGAAGTTGGCCCCTCTGCTCAAGACGGAGGCGAAGCTGTAG